In Prosthecomicrobium sp. N25, one DNA window encodes the following:
- a CDS encoding putative bifunctional diguanylate cyclase/phosphodiesterase has protein sequence MRRFLEPNSRLFVLRFVLAVLIPFLGVAAMAVPAVLVRSEAVVERTTRHDVAWTGAHGREELSALRAHVLGFALDGNPADQEAASLFHQILVSRVTTWRTGSFGSFVRAGPKRAAAVERLSTLVDAMEAPVSDLAKPGAVEGLRPLLAEAEILVDRVATDAFSYSNDEIAKTRADLLQLQRLQQVLIFGLLSCGFLLVALLVVQNRMLRQSNADQKAVSDRYAFVAAHDILTQLPNRATFRARLAAAQGGHVAVLAIDLDGFKPINDTLGHLMGDALLMSVGQRLAAAIASHPGNVASRFGGDEFFVLLADVTGLEDARERAAAVLDALRRPHDLDGQRMVVDATIGLALWGPETDRAENLLMQADLALNRAKVAGKGMIAVYEPDMSAEIEARRRLEAELAVAVTRGEFEPFYQPVVDLVSGEIVGVEALARWCHPTRGIVLPGQFIPAAESSGRIVDIGRIVLEKACRDAAAFALPVPVAVNLSTVQLIRTDVPRLVSESLAAAGIPPSRLKLEITESVMMRDEARSRQLVAQLRQMGVRVSLDDFGTGYSSLSYLRGFGFDELKIDRSFVLGLDEELESAAIVQTIVSLGRSLGLSVVAEGIETERQAALVMATGCTKGQGYLFATPMPAAALAEWMRRDAQPVWRTEAA, from the coding sequence ATGCGGCGCTTTTTGGAACCGAACAGCCGCCTGTTCGTGCTGCGGTTCGTCCTTGCGGTCCTGATCCCGTTTCTCGGGGTCGCCGCAATGGCGGTCCCGGCCGTGCTGGTGCGCAGCGAGGCCGTGGTGGAACGGACGACCCGTCACGACGTGGCCTGGACCGGCGCGCATGGGCGGGAGGAGCTGTCCGCGCTCAGGGCCCATGTCCTCGGCTTCGCTCTCGACGGCAATCCCGCGGACCAGGAGGCCGCCTCCCTGTTCCACCAGATCCTGGTCAGCCGCGTGACGACCTGGCGGACCGGAAGTTTCGGCAGCTTCGTCAGGGCCGGTCCAAAGCGCGCGGCCGCCGTCGAGCGCCTTTCCACCCTCGTGGACGCGATGGAGGCGCCGGTCTCCGACCTGGCGAAGCCGGGAGCCGTCGAAGGGTTGCGCCCGCTCCTGGCTGAAGCCGAAATCCTGGTGGACCGCGTCGCCACAGACGCCTTCTCGTACAGCAACGACGAGATCGCAAAGACCCGGGCGGACCTTCTGCAGCTCCAGAGACTTCAGCAGGTGCTGATCTTCGGCCTGCTCAGCTGCGGCTTCCTTCTCGTCGCGCTCCTGGTGGTGCAGAATCGGATGTTGCGCCAGTCCAACGCCGACCAGAAGGCCGTGTCGGACCGCTACGCCTTCGTGGCCGCCCACGACATCCTGACCCAGTTGCCCAACCGGGCGACGTTCCGCGCCCGGCTCGCGGCCGCGCAAGGGGGACACGTCGCGGTGCTGGCGATCGACCTCGACGGCTTCAAGCCGATCAACGACACCCTCGGCCACCTGATGGGCGACGCGCTCCTGATGTCCGTCGGCCAGCGGCTGGCGGCCGCCATCGCCAGCCATCCGGGCAATGTCGCCTCCCGGTTCGGCGGCGACGAATTCTTCGTCCTGCTCGCCGACGTCACGGGGCTCGAGGACGCCCGGGAGCGCGCCGCGGCGGTGCTCGACGCGCTGCGCCGGCCGCACGATCTCGACGGCCAGCGCATGGTGGTGGACGCCACCATCGGGCTCGCTCTGTGGGGCCCGGAGACGGACCGGGCCGAGAACCTCCTGATGCAGGCGGACCTCGCCCTCAACCGTGCCAAGGTCGCCGGCAAGGGCATGATCGCCGTCTACGAGCCGGACATGAGCGCGGAGATCGAAGCGCGGCGGCGGCTGGAGGCGGAGCTCGCCGTGGCTGTCACACGCGGCGAATTCGAGCCGTTCTACCAGCCGGTGGTCGACCTGGTGTCCGGTGAGATCGTCGGGGTGGAGGCCCTGGCGCGCTGGTGCCACCCGACGCGCGGCATCGTCCTTCCCGGCCAGTTCATCCCGGCGGCGGAGAGTTCGGGGCGGATCGTCGACATCGGCCGGATCGTGCTCGAGAAGGCCTGCCGCGACGCCGCCGCGTTCGCGCTGCCCGTGCCGGTGGCGGTCAACCTCTCGACCGTCCAGTTGATCCGGACCGACGTGCCGCGCCTCGTGTCGGAGAGCCTCGCCGCCGCGGGCATTCCGCCGAGCCGGCTCAAGCTGGAGATCACGGAATCGGTCATGATGCGCGACGAGGCGCGCAGCCGGCAGCTGGTCGCCCAGTTGCGCCAGATGGGCGTCCGGGTCTCGCTCGACGACTTCGGGACCGGCTATTCGTCGCTCTCCTACCTGCGCGGCTTCGGCTTCGACGAACTGAAGATCGACCGGTCCTTCGTGCTCGGGCTCGACGAGGAACTGGAGAGCGCCGCGATCGTGCAGACGATCGTGAGCCTCGGCCGCAGCCTCGGCCTCTCGGTCGTCGCCGAAGGGATCGAGACCGAGCGCCAGGCGGCGCTGGTCATGGCGACGGGCTGCACGAAGGGCCAGGGTTACCTGTTCGCCACGCCCATGCCGGCCGCGGCGCTCGCCGAATGGATGCGCCGCGACGCGCAGCCGGTCTGGCGGACCGAGGCCGCGTGA
- a CDS encoding oxidoreductase — protein sequence MISRRLLLAGAALALLPLAGPSGAAEGDGRIILQIDGKLEGGRLEFSRADLEKLGLTTIRTATPWHDGVQVFEGVELSRLMQVAKARGETVEVTALNRYRSAIPVADFEQFRPILALKRGGEYLQVKDKGPLFVIYPFDDRPELKTEQYYGRAVWQVRSITVE from the coding sequence ATGATCTCTCGCCGCCTTCTCCTTGCCGGGGCCGCCCTCGCCCTCCTCCCGCTCGCCGGCCCGTCCGGCGCGGCCGAAGGTGACGGGCGCATCATCCTGCAGATCGACGGCAAGCTCGAGGGAGGCAGGCTGGAGTTCAGCCGTGCCGACCTGGAGAAGCTCGGGCTCACCACGATCCGGACCGCAACCCCCTGGCACGACGGCGTCCAGGTGTTCGAGGGCGTCGAGCTCAGCCGACTCATGCAAGTCGCCAAGGCCCGCGGCGAGACCGTCGAGGTGACGGCGCTCAACCGCTACCGGAGCGCAATCCCGGTCGCCGATTTCGAGCAGTTCCGGCCGATCCTGGCGCTCAAGCGCGGCGGGGAATACCTGCAGGTCAAGGACAAGGGACCGCTCTTCGTCATCTATCCCTTCGACGACCGCCCCGAGCTGAAGACCGAGCAATACTATGGCCGCGCGGTCTGGCAGGTGCGCAGCATCACCGTGGAGTGA
- a CDS encoding helix-turn-helix transcriptional regulator — MNRSRTEPRRIAAARALLGWSEGDLAAAAGLDEGAVKDAEGPGTPSAGSAERILGALEKAGIVFLDEDGNGPGVRLAGPLARAEGLRPDQLNASNDE; from the coding sequence ATGAACAGAAGCCGCACAGAACCCCGCCGCATCGCCGCCGCCCGCGCCCTCCTCGGCTGGTCGGAGGGCGACCTCGCCGCCGCCGCGGGTCTCGACGAAGGGGCGGTGAAGGACGCCGAGGGACCGGGAACGCCGTCCGCTGGATCGGCCGAGCGGATCTTGGGCGCGCTCGAGAAGGCGGGGATCGTCTTCCTCGACGAGGACGGCAACGGTCCCGGGGTACGCCTCGCCGGCCCGCTCGCCCGCGCGGAGGGGCTTCGGCCCGACCAGCTCAACGCCTCCAACGACGAGTGA
- a CDS encoding universal stress protein, which yields MKTILVPVEPNPAVYPLLDVALILAETLGAYVEGRLSTFDMPAVVTEIAGTWPIPEEVLTTGQVEGARNLFTTYMSSRGLAEATDTSEGAGWRWGGDKPLRDGEVGALGRIFDAIVVGRPDPAGGYPRNLTFESALFESGRPLFVAPPIPPTTIGRTITIAWNGSTETARAVAFAMPLLAKADRVMVLTVEGATVDGPSGRQLARMLRRNGIPAEPVSREGTARSNGEIILDYAMSTNTDLLIKGAYTQSRLRQMIFGGATRHILENARLVVFMAH from the coding sequence ATGAAGACGATCCTTGTCCCCGTCGAACCGAATCCCGCCGTCTATCCGCTGCTCGACGTGGCCCTCATTCTCGCCGAGACCCTGGGCGCCTATGTCGAGGGCCGGCTGTCCACCTTCGACATGCCCGCCGTCGTCACCGAGATCGCCGGCACCTGGCCGATCCCCGAAGAGGTGCTGACGACCGGCCAGGTCGAGGGCGCCCGCAACCTCTTCACCACCTACATGAGTTCGCGCGGCCTCGCCGAGGCGACCGATACGTCGGAGGGCGCCGGCTGGCGCTGGGGCGGCGACAAGCCGCTGCGCGACGGAGAGGTCGGCGCCCTCGGGCGCATCTTCGACGCGATCGTGGTCGGCCGGCCCGACCCGGCCGGCGGCTACCCGCGCAACCTCACTTTCGAATCGGCCCTGTTCGAGAGCGGCCGCCCGCTCTTCGTGGCGCCGCCCATCCCGCCCACGACGATCGGCCGCACCATCACGATCGCCTGGAACGGCTCGACCGAGACCGCCCGCGCCGTCGCCTTCGCGATGCCGCTCCTCGCCAAGGCCGATCGCGTCATGGTGCTGACCGTGGAGGGCGCAACGGTGGACGGGCCGTCCGGCCGGCAGCTCGCTCGCATGCTCCGGCGCAACGGCATCCCCGCCGAGCCGGTAAGCCGCGAGGGCACGGCCCGCAGCAATGGCGAGATCATCCTCGACTACGCCATGAGCACGAACACCGACCTGCTCATCAAGGGTGCCTACACGCAGAGCCGCCTGCGCCAGATGATCTTCGGCGGCGCCACGCGCCACATCCTGGAAAACGCCCGCCTCGTGGTCTTCATGGCCCACTGA
- the pcaG gene encoding protocatechuate 3,4-dioxygenase subunit alpha, translating into MTNRMPQTPSQTVGPYFAYGLTARQYGYDWDQLADGRIARDDTPGPRIRVFGQVFDGAGAPVDDAMIEIWQADASGRYPDEADFADRGAFHGVGRCGTGADPSLRFVFDTIKPGGHDGEAPHLNVCVMMRGLLLHAYTRIYFADEEEANAADPVLALVPEERRGTLVARALGGGLYHFDIAMQGDDETVFFDV; encoded by the coding sequence ATGACCAACCGCATGCCGCAGACGCCGTCGCAGACCGTCGGCCCCTATTTCGCCTACGGACTGACGGCGCGCCAGTACGGCTACGACTGGGACCAGCTCGCCGACGGGCGGATTGCGCGCGACGACACGCCGGGGCCACGCATCCGCGTCTTCGGCCAGGTCTTCGACGGAGCGGGCGCGCCCGTCGACGACGCCATGATCGAGATCTGGCAGGCCGACGCCAGCGGGCGCTACCCCGATGAGGCCGACTTCGCCGACCGCGGTGCCTTTCATGGGGTCGGCCGCTGCGGGACCGGCGCGGACCCGAGCCTCCGCTTCGTCTTCGACACCATCAAGCCCGGCGGCCACGACGGCGAGGCGCCGCACCTCAACGTCTGCGTGATGATGCGGGGGCTGCTCCTGCATGCCTACACGCGCATCTACTTCGCGGACGAGGAGGAGGCGAACGCCGCGGACCCGGTGCTGGCGCTGGTGCCGGAGGAGCGGCGCGGCACCCTCGTCGCCCGGGCGCTCGGGGGCGGGCTCTACCACTTCGACATCGCCATGCAGGGCGACGACGAGACGGTGTTCTTCGACGTCTGA
- the pcaH gene encoding protocatechuate 3,4-dioxygenase subunit beta, with protein MTFTPRDYAGQPKWIDEGYKSTGLRGPTKPLVRIPLGRGELAGPRFGQDWVGPLDTDLTRNGRVNGEPLGERIIVTGRVLDDFGRPVRNTVVEVWQANAAGRYIHKRDQHDAPIDPNFRGSGRCVTDDEGRYRFLSVKPGAYPWRNHHNAWRPNHIHFSLFGPGFASRLVTQMYFPGDPLLALDPIYNSAPPGSRELMIADFDIDTTEPEWALGYRWDIVLRGRDATPMED; from the coding sequence ATGACGTTCACGCCCAGGGACTATGCGGGCCAGCCGAAATGGATCGACGAGGGCTACAAGTCGACGGGGCTGCGCGGGCCGACGAAGCCGCTCGTCCGCATTCCGCTCGGCCGGGGCGAACTGGCCGGGCCACGGTTCGGGCAGGACTGGGTCGGGCCGCTCGATACGGACCTGACCCGGAACGGCCGGGTCAACGGCGAGCCGCTGGGCGAGCGGATCATCGTCACCGGACGGGTGCTCGACGATTTCGGCCGTCCGGTGCGCAACACGGTGGTGGAGGTCTGGCAGGCGAACGCGGCCGGCCGCTACATCCACAAGCGCGACCAGCACGACGCGCCGATCGATCCGAACTTCCGGGGATCGGGACGCTGCGTGACCGACGATGAGGGCCGCTACCGGTTCCTGTCGGTCAAGCCCGGGGCCTATCCCTGGCGGAACCACCACAATGCCTGGCGGCCGAATCACATCCACTTCTCGCTCTTCGGCCCGGGCTTCGCGAGCCGGCTGGTCACTCAGATGTACTTCCCCGGCGATCCGCTGCTGGCGCTCGACCCGATCTACAACAGCGCGCCGCCCGGCTCGCGGGAGCTGATGATCGCCGACTTCGACATCGACACGACCGAGCCGGAATGGGCGCTCGGCTATCGTTGGGACATCGTGCTGCGCGGGCGCGACGCCACGCCGATGGAGGACTGA
- the pcaC gene encoding 4-carboxymuconolactone decarboxylase yields the protein MGDDPPGALEKTGEAVRRRVLGDAHVDRAQASTTAFDEPFQTLITRAAWGTVWSRPEFTLRERSIVTIALLAALGHHDELAMHVRATANTGATPEDVREALLHVAIYAGVPAANTAIKIAKKVYADLGRTWPEGGDTP from the coding sequence ATGGGGGACGACCCGCCGGGTGCGCTCGAGAAGACGGGAGAAGCGGTCCGCCGCCGCGTGCTGGGCGACGCGCACGTGGACCGGGCGCAGGCATCGACGACTGCCTTCGACGAGCCGTTCCAGACCCTGATCACGCGCGCGGCCTGGGGGACGGTCTGGAGCCGGCCGGAGTTCACCCTGCGTGAGCGGTCGATCGTCACCATCGCGCTCCTGGCCGCGCTCGGCCACCATGACGAGCTCGCCATGCATGTCCGCGCCACGGCCAACACGGGCGCGACGCCGGAGGACGTGCGCGAGGCGCTCTTGCACGTGGCGATCTACGCGGGCGTGCCGGCGGCGAACACGGCCATCAAGATCGCCAAGAAGGTCTATGCGGATCTCGGCCGGACTTGGCCGGAGGGAGGGGACACGCCATGA
- a CDS encoding YeiH family protein encodes MTTDRVDAGRRVSMEASFDSMEGVFYQAPPPSRATWLDRLPRAALLRAVYPGVLTAGTIALAATWLSQHYATPVMLFALLIGMAFHFLHEEGRCVAGIEFSSRTILRLGVALLGVRVTFGEIASLGLQPVLTVVVGVASTILIGLAVARAFGLRPWFGILSGGSVAICGASAALAVASVLPDRERDDRDTILTVVTVTALSTIAMVVYPAIVAALGFNHTQAGIFLGGTIHDVAQVVGAGYMVSNETGDVATYVKLLRVAMLLPVVFAIGLYVARTGAGGGTGRAPLPTFLFGFAALMVVNSFGFIPPVLGAIITELSRWCLVVAIAALGMKTSFKKLLAVGWRPIGLMVIETVWIAVLVFASVALFT; translated from the coding sequence ATGACGACGGACAGGGTGGACGCCGGCCGGCGCGTGTCGATGGAGGCCTCCTTCGACAGCATGGAGGGCGTGTTCTACCAGGCCCCGCCGCCGTCGCGCGCGACCTGGCTGGACAGGCTGCCCCGGGCGGCCCTCCTCCGCGCCGTCTACCCGGGCGTCCTGACGGCCGGCACCATCGCGCTCGCCGCGACATGGCTCTCCCAGCACTACGCCACGCCCGTGATGCTCTTCGCCCTCCTGATCGGCATGGCCTTCCACTTCCTGCACGAGGAGGGGCGCTGCGTCGCGGGCATCGAGTTCTCGTCCCGCACGATCCTTCGCCTCGGCGTCGCGCTCCTCGGCGTGCGCGTCACCTTCGGCGAGATCGCCAGCCTCGGCCTGCAGCCGGTCCTGACGGTCGTGGTCGGCGTGGCGTCGACGATCCTGATCGGCCTGGCGGTCGCCCGCGCCTTCGGGCTCCGGCCCTGGTTCGGCATCCTCTCCGGCGGCTCGGTCGCCATCTGCGGCGCCTCCGCGGCGCTCGCCGTTGCCTCCGTTCTGCCCGACCGGGAGCGCGACGACCGGGACACGATCCTGACCGTCGTCACCGTCACGGCGCTCTCGACCATCGCCATGGTGGTCTACCCGGCCATCGTGGCCGCGCTCGGCTTCAACCACACGCAGGCCGGCATCTTCCTCGGGGGCACGATCCACGACGTCGCCCAGGTGGTCGGCGCCGGCTACATGGTGTCCAACGAGACCGGCGACGTGGCGACCTACGTGAAGCTCCTGCGGGTCGCCATGCTGCTGCCCGTCGTCTTCGCCATCGGCCTCTACGTCGCCCGCACCGGGGCCGGCGGCGGGACCGGACGGGCACCCCTCCCGACCTTCCTGTTCGGCTTCGCGGCCCTGATGGTGGTCAACTCCTTCGGCTTCATCCCGCCGGTCCTGGGGGCGATCATCACCGAGCTCTCCCGCTGGTGCCTGGTCGTCGCCATCGCGGCGCTCGGCATGAAGACCTCCTTCAAGAAGCTCCTCGCCGTCGGCTGGCGGCCGATCGGCCTCATGGTCATCGAGACCGTCTGGATCGCCGTCCTGGTCTTCGCCTCGGTCGCGCTGTTCACCTGA
- a CDS encoding LacI family DNA-binding transcriptional regulator: protein MAGLRDLARSLGLSVATVSRALDGQDTVAPATRERVLAAARAANYSPNAAARRLSKGRSEVVSLVLPTAVGQFNEPLYIQLLSLIGLALSKRGYDLSLFAAPPGEEEAALYRRIVESRRADGLIIVRTRRDDPRVRYLQDVGFPFVCMGRTDSDRPYAYVDADGEKALHDATRRVIALGHRRILHLAAPSAFSFAGHRRRGYLRAMAEAGLEPQVVECVADEAHGHDAARSSLAGPGRPTAILAATDRQAHGVLHAAREAGLVVPRDLSVLGYDNLTASAYTDPPLSSLELPLADASRKLADFVLARIDGVPAEDLQAVLDVVAIDRGSVGPPPSEGA, encoded by the coding sequence ATGGCTGGCCTCAGGGACCTCGCACGTTCGCTCGGATTGTCGGTCGCGACCGTGTCGCGGGCGCTCGACGGGCAGGACACCGTCGCGCCGGCCACGCGCGAGCGGGTGCTCGCCGCCGCCCGGGCCGCCAACTACAGCCCGAACGCCGCCGCCCGGCGCCTGTCCAAGGGGCGCAGCGAAGTCGTCTCGCTCGTCCTGCCCACGGCCGTCGGCCAGTTCAACGAGCCGCTCTACATCCAGCTCCTGTCGCTGATCGGCCTCGCCCTGTCGAAACGCGGCTACGACCTCAGCCTCTTCGCCGCCCCGCCGGGGGAGGAGGAGGCCGCCCTCTACCGCCGCATCGTCGAGAGCCGCCGGGCCGACGGGCTCATCATCGTCCGCACCCGGCGCGACGACCCGCGCGTCCGCTACCTCCAGGACGTCGGATTCCCCTTCGTCTGCATGGGGCGCACGGACAGCGACCGTCCCTACGCCTATGTCGACGCCGACGGCGAGAAGGCGCTCCACGACGCCACCCGCCGGGTGATCGCGCTGGGCCACCGGCGCATCCTGCATCTCGCCGCGCCCTCCGCCTTCTCCTTCGCGGGCCATCGCCGGCGCGGCTACCTGCGCGCCATGGCGGAGGCGGGCCTGGAGCCGCAGGTCGTCGAATGCGTCGCCGACGAGGCGCACGGCCACGACGCCGCCCGCTCGAGTCTTGCCGGCCCCGGCCGCCCGACCGCCATCCTGGCCGCCACCGACCGGCAGGCGCACGGCGTCCTCCACGCCGCCCGGGAGGCGGGGCTCGTGGTTCCGCGCGACCTCTCGGTGCTCGGCTACGACAACCTGACGGCCTCCGCCTACACCGATCCGCCGCTCTCCAGTCTCGAGCTGCCGCTGGCCGACGCCTCGCGCAAGCTCGCCGACTTCGTCCTCGCCCGCATCGACGGCGTGCCGGCCGAGGATCTCCAGGCCGTCCTCGACGTCGTCGCGATCGACCGCGGCAGCGTCGGCCCGCCCCCTTCAGAGGGCGCTTGA
- a CDS encoding ABC transporter substrate-binding protein — MGVHTNFRIAALGAAAFAGLLAATAAPVRAQEVVFLSTQLRPIEEAQKVRGAILKGGPKTAYVTEEPAPFVVRARAEQQAGKVSASLYGAGHGEMAPLAGTLEPLDDVVAKLKDRGFPQGLVDAGKFGTGNVLMIPWMQASYVLVVNKQALPFLPAGANVEALTFDQLAQWGKAIQEKTGKRMLGFPAGPKGLMNRFLQGSLVPAYAASTVTEFRSAEAEKGWTDLKALWASVNPNSTSYDFMQEPLLAGDVWIAWDHVARVKEALTAAPNDYVVVPSPAGPKGRGAMVVLAGLSIPKGAPDRAGAVALIEHLTKPETQAITAAEVGFFPVVSAKLPGDLPPGVKLIADGLAKTQASKDLVNVLLPVGLGDKGGEFNKVYIDTFQRVVLKGEPVRAVLDSQAEALKAVIAASKAPCWAPDAASDGPCPVK, encoded by the coding sequence ATGGGAGTCCACACGAATTTCCGTATCGCCGCGCTCGGTGCGGCCGCCTTCGCCGGCCTCCTGGCGGCAACCGCCGCGCCGGTCCGCGCCCAGGAGGTGGTCTTCCTGTCCACCCAGCTCCGCCCGATCGAGGAGGCCCAGAAGGTCCGCGGCGCGATCCTCAAGGGCGGCCCGAAGACCGCCTACGTCACCGAGGAGCCCGCGCCCTTCGTGGTCCGCGCCCGCGCCGAGCAGCAGGCCGGCAAGGTGTCGGCGAGCCTCTACGGCGCCGGCCACGGCGAGATGGCCCCGCTCGCCGGCACGCTCGAGCCGCTCGACGACGTGGTCGCCAAGCTCAAGGACCGTGGCTTCCCGCAGGGCCTGGTCGACGCCGGCAAGTTCGGCACCGGCAACGTCCTGATGATCCCCTGGATGCAGGCGAGCTACGTGCTCGTCGTCAACAAGCAGGCGCTGCCCTTCCTGCCCGCCGGCGCCAACGTCGAGGCGCTGACCTTCGACCAGCTCGCCCAGTGGGGCAAGGCGATCCAGGAGAAGACCGGCAAGCGCATGCTGGGCTTCCCGGCCGGCCCCAAGGGCCTGATGAATCGCTTCCTGCAGGGCAGCCTCGTGCCCGCCTACGCCGCCTCGACCGTCACCGAGTTCCGCTCCGCCGAGGCCGAGAAGGGCTGGACCGACCTGAAGGCGCTCTGGGCCTCCGTGAACCCGAACTCGACCTCCTACGACTTCATGCAGGAGCCGCTGCTCGCCGGCGACGTGTGGATCGCCTGGGACCACGTCGCCCGCGTCAAGGAGGCGCTGACGGCCGCCCCCAACGACTACGTGGTCGTGCCGAGCCCGGCCGGACCGAAGGGCCGCGGCGCCATGGTGGTGCTCGCCGGCCTCTCGATCCCCAAGGGCGCTCCGGACCGCGCCGGCGCGGTCGCCCTGATCGAGCACCTGACCAAGCCCGAGACCCAGGCGATCACGGCCGCCGAGGTCGGCTTCTTCCCCGTGGTCTCCGCCAAGCTCCCCGGCGACCTGCCTCCGGGCGTCAAGCTGATCGCCGACGGCCTCGCCAAGACGCAGGCCTCCAAGGACCTCGTCAACGTGCTGCTCCCGGTCGGCCTCGGCGACAAGGGCGGCGAGTTCAACAAGGTCTACATCGACACCTTCCAGCGCGTCGTCCTCAAGGGCGAGCCGGTCCGCGCCGTGCTCGACAGCCAGGCGGAGGCCCTCAAGGCCGTCATCGCCGCCTCCAAGGCGCCCTGCTGGGCCCCCGACGCCGCCTCGGACGGTCCCTGCCCGGTGAAGTGA
- a CDS encoding carbohydrate ABC transporter permease — protein MTTSRFLPYVLIGPAVLFLAVLFLVPLVQTFVLSLTAEGGGVSLEAYRRMVTDLNFAAAVRNTFLLVAVVVPLQIALALGMGLMLQKMSVGRDVVLWIWTIPLGVSDLAAGLVWLAILSDAGYLNSALAALGVIEGRTSWLSYETPATLFLGVVLAEVWRATALVLVVLVAGLQLIPKEYAEAAEVFGAGPWTRFRRITLPLLKPSLQSALILRTVLAFEVFGVVYALGGKNLPVLVGEAYLWQNENQNYAVAAAYAVLIMAISLTATAVYIRLLRTPPEARP, from the coding sequence ATGACCACGTCCCGCTTTCTGCCCTACGTGCTGATCGGCCCCGCCGTTCTGTTCCTGGCGGTGCTGTTCCTCGTGCCGCTGGTCCAGACCTTCGTGCTGTCGCTGACCGCCGAGGGCGGCGGCGTGTCGCTGGAGGCGTACCGGCGCATGGTGACGGACCTCAACTTCGCGGCCGCCGTGCGCAACACCTTCCTGCTCGTGGCCGTGGTGGTCCCCCTGCAGATCGCGCTCGCCCTCGGCATGGGGCTGATGCTGCAGAAGATGAGCGTCGGCCGCGACGTCGTCCTCTGGATCTGGACCATCCCGCTCGGCGTCTCCGACCTGGCGGCCGGGCTCGTCTGGCTCGCCATCCTGTCCGACGCCGGCTACCTGAACAGCGCGCTCGCGGCCCTCGGCGTGATCGAGGGGCGCACCTCCTGGCTCTCCTACGAGACGCCCGCCACCCTCTTCCTCGGCGTCGTGCTCGCGGAGGTCTGGCGGGCGACCGCGCTCGTCCTGGTGGTCCTGGTCGCCGGCCTCCAGCTCATCCCAAAGGAATACGCCGAGGCCGCCGAGGTCTTCGGAGCCGGCCCCTGGACGCGCTTCCGCCGGATCACCCTGCCGCTCCTGAAGCCGAGCCTGCAGTCGGCCCTGATCCTGCGCACGGTTCTCGCCTTCGAGGTCTTCGGCGTCGTCTACGCGCTCGGCGGCAAGAACCTGCCGGTGCTCGTCGGCGAGGCCTACCTCTGGCAGAACGAGAACCAGAACTACGCCGTGGCGGCCGCCTACGCGGTCCTGATCATGGCGATCTCGCTCACCGCCACCGCCGTCTACATCCGTCTCCTGCGCACGCCCCCGGAGGCCCGGCCATGA
- a CDS encoding carbohydrate ABC transporter permease — MTAARRLVYVTGVLTLCVWILLPIYMIGLGALGGRAGAFRWPKTLWPANLSFAQLQTFLEIEGVWNAALNSVIAAGLTMLFSIALGAPAGYALARYDFRGQNAFRLLVLMTRAFPLAILALPLTVSFIRVGLYDTPLGVSLIHTALALPFAVLVLASLFQGIPRELEEAAWVFGASRWQAILKVVVPLAAPGLAAAGIFAFVISWNEVFAASVLTVRERTLTAYLLSVLSESPLHYRFAGGFVLIVPSVVFIFAVRRYLFAMWGIGNR; from the coding sequence ATGACCGCCGCCCGCCGTCTCGTCTACGTCACCGGCGTCCTGACCCTCTGCGTCTGGATCCTGCTGCCCATCTACATGATCGGCCTCGGCGCCCTCGGGGGCCGGGCCGGCGCCTTCCGCTGGCCGAAGACGCTCTGGCCCGCGAACCTCTCCTTCGCCCAGTTGCAGACCTTCCTGGAGATCGAGGGGGTCTGGAACGCCGCGCTCAACTCGGTGATCGCCGCCGGGCTCACCATGCTGTTCTCGATCGCGCTCGGCGCCCCCGCCGGATACGCGCTCGCCCGCTACGACTTCCGCGGCCAGAACGCCTTCCGGCTCCTCGTCCTGATGACGCGCGCCTTCCCGCTCGCCATCCTGGCCCTGCCGCTGACGGTGAGCTTCATCCGCGTCGGCCTCTACGACACGCCGCTCGGCGTCTCGCTGATCCACACCGCGCTGGCGCTGCCCTTCGCGGTCCTGGTGCTGGCGAGCCTCTTCCAGGGCATCCCGCGCGAGCTCGAGGAGGCCGCCTGGGTGTTCGGCGCCTCGCGCTGGCAGGCCATCCTCAAGGTGGTGGTCCCGCTCGCCGCCCCGGGCCTCGCGGCGGCCGGCATCTTCGCCTTCGTGATCTCCTGGAACGAGGTCTTCGCCGCCAGCGTGCTGACCGTGCGCGAGCGGACGCTGACCGCCTACTTGCTCTCGGTCCTCTCCGAGAGCCCGCTCCACTACCGATTTGCCGGCGGCTTCGTGCTGATCGTGCCGTCGGTCGTCTTCATCTTCGCCGTGCGTCGCTACCTTTTCGCGATGTGGGGCATCGGCAACCGCTGA